GAAAAATGTTCCAAAATTTACCATTGAcgatgaaaattattttgaatcTAACTGGGGTGACAGAATTTGAAGATAGTTTGTCGATTATCGATTTTTTAAATGTTAAATTAAAATTGAGTTATCACACTAATtgcaaagaaatttaaaaaaatgatgcacagaagtgctttatttttttattcaaaaattacacGTTTTCTCGTAATTATCTATCAATTGGAAACGGAAAGAGTATTCATGTAGATTTATTAGACATCGGTACATGGCCACACAATTTAGTTACATTTGTCTTGAATGGTCTGtagaaatgattttttaaatgcATCATCTacttagtagtatttttttagataAATGCTGTCCTATTCCTATTGACAATAGTAATTAGTATCCAATGAAAAATATACTGTAGTATTTTTCATGAATATCTTCTACGTGGCCCTAGATTAGAAACTTTTTCAATGATCATCTGGGGAGGACCTAAAATCTGACACATGTACCCTAAAATTCAACTGTCGAACATACCAACTGTCGAGCATTGTGGCCAATGACACTCTGCGTTTGGACACTCAGCCTTACCAATCCATTAAATAAATGAAACCATGCCTTAGGCTTCCACATAACAGTACTCAGCCTTGCCAATCCATTAGTATAAATATAACACCATGCCTTAAGCTTCAACATATCATTAAAACCCGATTCTCCATATAATCCACTTTACATACATTTACGATCGACTAAACTTTTTTGCCACCACACCGCAAAAATGGCCGATAAGCTcttccaccaccacaacaagGAGGAGGACAACAGCCCCCCCGATTATAAGAGGGAAGAGAAGGAGCACAAGCGTCATGAGCACCTTGGTGAGCTTGGTGCCGTTGGAGCTGGAGCCTATGCCTTGGTaattaactatatatatatatgtgtgtgtgtgtgtgtgtgtgtgtgtgtgtgtgtccatgTAATCAATTTATGGGGAGTGATTGGACCTAGGAATGTGGTTAGAAATTCAAATCTAGTACTCCTATTTAGATATCATCCCTCTTATATGTTCATATAACGAACAGAGAATTTTCATACTGTAATTGAGTTAGTATGTTTTAACTCTACGTGGGTTACTCACAATGAAATGTTTTCATAGAAAGAAATGGTTCTCATAAACCATAAGGACTATCAAATTACACAATTCCACCACACCACGAGATGTGCTACTTTTTCGAATTTCatgttttaaatatataaaaaaaaaaaaagcgaatctttctttttgaatttttttagcaCAAACCTCTTATGTTTATAATGATGTGAGCGATGTCATCTTCGTAATTAAAAAGCATCAAGATGGGTCTTTGTTTGATCAGAAAATACTACAGTAGATATACAGAAACGTACCATAATTTACCAACTATAGTGTAGATTGATTTTGATGTAAACATATATATCACTTGGGTAAGTTTCATAGACACTGCTCATCACTGTCTACATTTTTGTTATTagtctctttctttttgtttacaTATACTCAAGTCTTTTTAGTCTCTCCGAGGAAACAACTCACgcaatttgtgtcattttttctAACTATTTGGGTCGATACTTGCCTCATGAGGAGATTAAAATTTATGCATGCAGGATGAGAAgcacaaggaaaagaaagacCCAGAGCATGCTCACAAACACCAGCTAGAGGAAGAAGCGGCAGCCGCAGGTGCAGTTGGAGCCGGCGGCTATGGCTTCCATGAGCACCATGAGAAGAAAGATGacaagaaagaagaggaagaggccgGTGGAAAgaagcaccaccaccacctcttttaatttttcaattaattGGTTATATGTCTATGTTTAAGTTTACTGAACATGTGTGCGGTAAGCTATTACCACCCTAAATAATGATGTACGTGATGCGTCATGTGTGTTTAATTTTATGTGTCATTTGTGCTTGCAGTTATGTTTGTTTTCTTAAGATCGAGTTTCTCCGTTGTTGGGATACACTGTATGAGTTCGTTATTAATAAAGAATACTTCCTTGTTCCTTTTCATTGATCCTTTTTTGATGAGTTGGGGAAAATATATACAACATTTTACTTGTAAGAGAAAATATTCGTTACGGCTGTTCCGTAAAGAAAAAGTTACGGAGGTCAATCACGATCgttcaaagtgtttttggaacgatccggattgaaaatcaattatgatcGGTAATAATTAATTGTGATTAACTTTTTTCCGGAATAGTTTCaataaaatctggaccgtcctaAACCGAAACGGACTCGCATGATTGAACAGCTTTGTGAACATGATGTTCACGGAGGCTCCGTGAAAAAGACACTCTCTACTTGTAATGATCATGTAGAATAACATTGCTGATCCCGAAAGAAAATGATGTTCAATCTTGGGTCTTTGTGATCTCCAGGTACTGTGACTAAATTTGTCAAtgttatgtaaaaaaaaaaattacttattccaTTCCTAttatcgagacgaattaattaataattcataaaatttggCACAGAATTAactgcgaaaaaaatttaagtaagGACAATTCttatatttaagttaagttcataagaatgcagcctaaacaTGGGTACCTTCATTTGCC
The sequence above is a segment of the Rhododendron vialii isolate Sample 1 chromosome 13a, ASM3025357v1 genome. Coding sequences within it:
- the LOC131315127 gene encoding abscisic stress-ripening protein 2-like, producing MADKLFHHHNKEEDNSPPDYKREEKEHKRHEHLGELGAVGAGAYALDEKHKEKKDPEHAHKHQLEEEAAAAGAVGAGGYGFHEHHEKKDDKKEEEEAGGKKHHHHLF